TCGAGCAGGTTCCCCTGGGCATCGAAAGCCAGCTTGACCGTCGCCTTCAAATCCCGGCGCGAAACCTGGTACCTGGAGAGGGTCCAGGCCTGCTTCAGGTATTCGTGCAGCCAGGCGTCATAGGAGCTGCCGGCTTCCGTCCCCTTGCCATCCATCATCCCGGCAGGAGCACCGGAGATAGCCGCCTGGCGGGTGTCCTTCGCGGCCATTTCGTCAAGACGCCGCTTCATGTCGTCGATCTGTTGGCGCGCCTGCATCTGGCGAAGCTTTTCCTGGAGAGCTTTTTCATCCGCTGCGGAAGGCTTTTCGCTGGCCTTGACCTGAGCGGCTTCCGGCTTTTTCGGCTTGACGGCAGCGGGCTTTGCGGCTTCCGGCTTCGCCAGCTTGACCGCCTCCGGCTTGGCTTTCGGCTTCGGCGGCGCCGGCGGCGACGCCTTGACCGGCTCGGGCGCGGCCGCCTTCGCCTGAGGCTTCGGCGGCCGGGCATCGGGGCGGCCGGCCTGCGGGTTCATGACCGGCAGGTTGACCAGGTCGACATGGTAGACCGGCCGCAGGTCGCGCTGAAAGCGGGGGAACAGCACGCCCGAAAAGAGCAGGACGGCGGCCAGGTGCACGCCGAGGGAGGCGAGCAGCAGCCGCCCGAAGCGGGGATCGTGATGATAGCCGGCCAGCTGCCGGTCGGTGTGATGGTGACTCATGGGCAGATTCGCGACAGGCCCCGCCAGTGGAAAGCGGGGGCTACTTCTCGGGTTGTTCGGCGACCATGCCGAGCTTCTGCACGCCCGCCTCGCGGATGGCGGCCATCACCTTGACCACCTCGCCGTAAGCGACGGCCCGGTCGGCCTCGAGGAAGACCTCCTTCTCCTGCCGTCCCTCGAGGATCTGGCGCAGCACCGGCGTCAGCTTGGCCGGCGAATCGATGCGGGAGCGGCCGATGGCAATGCTGCC
This genomic window from Desulfuromonadales bacterium contains:
- a CDS encoding TonB C-terminal domain-containing protein; protein product: MSHHHTDRQLAGYHHDPRFGRLLLASLGVHLAAVLLFSGVLFPRFQRDLRPVYHVDLVNLPVMNPQAGRPDARPPKPQAKAAAPEPVKASPPAPPKPKAKPEAVKLAKPEAAKPAAVKPKKPEAAQVKASEKPSAADEKALQEKLRQMQARQQIDDMKRRLDEMAAKDTRQAAISGAPAGMMDGKGTEAGSSYDAWLHEYLKQAWTLSRYQVSRRDLKATVKLAFDAQGNLLDYNFIKKSGEERFDDSVRKAVLQLKKLPNPPGSRMEKDIVFNLKDLLE
- the tolR gene encoding protein TolR; the protein is MEVGQRETRGRSTLSQINVTPFVDVMLVLLIIFMVTAPMMEKGLDVNLPEVENAPNLAAAKEPLIVTVHKNGSIAIGRSRIDSPAKLTPVLRQILEGRQEKEVFLEADRAVAYGEVVKVMAAIREAGVQKLGMVAEQPEK